One Dictyoglomus turgidum DSM 6724 DNA window includes the following coding sequences:
- a CDS encoding translocation/assembly module TamB domain-containing protein, translated as MLGLNIPEINSSTYFRGKITGDIFHSPNYTLSFYFKYIKVNSFNVDRITIHLKGKDINNLDLSVSGKYGENILWGKGKFNFSGFRFDVRGRINWQDQIRISPYFSLNGDASSWNLEIYLKNSSLKYNSYSFNISDFNVKTGSDGNLDGYVFFVEGDRFMYISIGGSWEKWSLTFWGENIEVLGEKIKLIKLNLDNNLSGCFDAKIRDYFVKGNLDISLENRTIIIKDLYFNEYYLGDMRLALENNFIKVEGNIFQGSIKGYYELGKRGEINFSELKFSNLSLSGGVGIEKDYFVFVIPQLSANSLVFENIKGRVDFKEPNHIKNFSLEIPSYIKIYGDIFLENDSVNSLLHIGLGEKEIGLLNLIGNFSKFDFSGNIFGGSLKGYYEIDKNTAVFNVENLDLSNIDNNLDGRIEILSGVFKEGGLSFEGNIPKINLKGNSIDNVSFRGIYKENLNFSFNASYSVFDFSIRGAFDFKDENKFTLFIKPKNSVFSGSLVKVLTLSFSGDVDKEFKKIRLVLSKESNEFFKSGIMTINIPEGLIIGNALLKDNGEIGCNLSLYGDGTINLKKISLSVLEILNIPKFEGLIYGDLKLEKWNIIEANLRAEEVEIKNFPKKVGLSLNIKKLENKYLLDGNISKLSEKPAEFSGSSDLKAFDLQVKFLDLKFLEDLVSKDLIEEGNLGDGKAVLNINGDFNELTIYSDITWNNPLVFKYIKDRVYGGNFSLNYRNGELKLKDFEIRTFSNRMKIYGIIFPSFNIYGKFNNICLSIPGLANGYVDGDLQLIKEKDIYIARGIIKINNSHIYLLKNVKMNFKSTKMNFPLKLDVKIEIGDNVVFSEPNLIYISLLGSVSVKGDINTPILDGKIDFMNGNLNVLGNDFLVDSGYIKFPGLSLNENIWEISASRIIQGYNVILKGISFMGNSSFVFSSEPPLSLREILFLLLGQKNLPIAREESWTLSTILESIPQSVEGVVSSAFSSYILSPLLGELEKALNVDRIKVDYILEGLIPKWKSVSFEKSLLSNLSLSIVYYWEGDKLWSTELTYRFNENLYFKIYTSPKTEFSFSFEYSTQF; from the coding sequence TTGTTAGGACTAAATATACCAGAGATAAATAGTAGTACTTATTTCAGAGGAAAAATTACAGGGGATATTTTTCACTCTCCCAATTATACTTTGAGTTTTTATTTTAAATATATTAAGGTAAATAGTTTTAATGTTGATAGGATAACTATTCATCTAAAAGGGAAAGACATAAATAACTTAGACCTTTCAGTAAGTGGAAAATATGGAGAAAACATCTTATGGGGTAAAGGAAAGTTCAATTTTAGTGGTTTTAGATTTGATGTTAGAGGGAGAATTAATTGGCAGGATCAAATTAGGATTAGCCCTTATTTTAGCTTGAATGGTGATGCTTCCTCGTGGAACTTGGAAATATATCTTAAAAATTCAAGTCTAAAATATAATAGTTACTCGTTTAATATTTCAGATTTTAATGTAAAAACTGGAAGCGATGGGAATTTGGACGGGTATGTCTTTTTTGTTGAAGGGGATCGCTTCATGTATATTAGTATTGGAGGGAGTTGGGAGAAGTGGAGTTTAACTTTTTGGGGAGAGAATATTGAGGTATTAGGTGAAAAAATAAAATTGATAAAGTTAAATTTAGATAATAATCTTTCTGGGTGTTTTGATGCTAAGATTAGAGACTATTTCGTAAAGGGTAATTTAGACATATCTTTGGAAAATAGGACTATTATTATTAAAGACTTGTATTTTAATGAGTATTATTTGGGGGATATGAGATTGGCACTAGAAAATAATTTTATAAAAGTTGAGGGAAATATTTTTCAGGGTTCTATTAAAGGATACTATGAGTTAGGAAAAAGGGGAGAGATTAATTTTTCAGAATTAAAATTTAGTAATTTAAGCCTTTCAGGAGGAGTTGGTATTGAAAAAGATTATTTTGTGTTTGTAATCCCTCAGTTGAGTGCAAATAGTTTAGTTTTTGAAAACATTAAAGGAAGAGTGGATTTTAAAGAGCCTAATCATATAAAGAATTTTTCTTTGGAGATTCCTTCTTACATTAAAATATATGGAGATATTTTTTTAGAAAATGACTCTGTTAATTCTCTCTTACATATAGGATTAGGAGAAAAAGAAATTGGTTTGTTAAATCTTATAGGAAATTTTAGCAAATTTGATTTTTCGGGTAATATATTTGGTGGGAGCCTCAAGGGATATTATGAAATTGACAAAAATACCGCTGTTTTTAATGTTGAAAATTTGGATTTATCTAATATTGATAATAATCTTGACGGTAGGATTGAGATTCTTTCTGGAGTCTTTAAGGAGGGAGGTTTATCTTTTGAAGGAAATATTCCTAAAATAAATCTTAAGGGAAATAGTATTGACAATGTTTCTTTTAGGGGTATTTATAAGGAAAATTTGAATTTTAGTTTTAATGCTTCTTATTCTGTTTTTGATTTTTCTATTCGTGGAGCTTTTGATTTTAAAGATGAAAACAAGTTCACTTTATTTATAAAGCCAAAGAATAGTGTATTTTCTGGATCTCTTGTCAAAGTTCTCACTTTAAGTTTTAGTGGAGATGTGGATAAAGAGTTTAAAAAAATAAGACTTGTTTTGAGTAAAGAAAGTAATGAGTTTTTTAAGTCTGGTATTATGACGATAAATATCCCTGAGGGGCTTATTATAGGGAATGCATTACTAAAGGATAATGGAGAGATAGGATGTAATTTAAGTCTTTATGGAGATGGGACAATAAATTTGAAGAAAATTTCTCTTTCTGTTCTTGAAATTTTAAATATTCCTAAGTTTGAAGGTTTAATTTATGGAGATTTAAAGCTTGAGAAATGGAACATAATTGAAGCGAATCTTCGTGCAGAAGAAGTTGAAATTAAAAATTTTCCTAAAAAAGTTGGCTTGTCTTTGAATATAAAAAAGCTTGAGAATAAATATTTGTTGGACGGAAATATCTCTAAACTTTCAGAAAAACCAGCAGAGTTTAGTGGAAGTTCTGATTTAAAAGCTTTTGATTTACAGGTAAAATTCTTAGATCTAAAATTTTTAGAAGATCTTGTTAGTAAAGATTTGATTGAAGAAGGTAATCTAGGGGATGGAAAGGCAGTATTAAATATAAATGGGGATTTTAATGAATTGACTATTTATAGTGACATAACCTGGAATAATCCTTTAGTGTTCAAGTATATTAAAGATAGAGTTTACGGTGGAAATTTTTCTCTTAACTATAGAAATGGTGAGCTAAAATTGAAGGACTTTGAGATTAGGACTTTCTCTAACAGGATGAAGATTTATGGTATAATTTTCCCTTCATTTAATATTTATGGTAAATTTAATAATATTTGTTTATCTATTCCTGGTTTAGCTAATGGTTATGTGGACGGAGATCTCCAATTGATTAAAGAAAAAGATATATATATTGCGAGGGGAATTATTAAAATTAATAACTCTCATATCTATCTCCTTAAGAATGTGAAGATGAATTTTAAAAGTACAAAGATGAATTTTCCTTTAAAATTAGACGTAAAAATAGAGATAGGAGATAATGTAGTATTTTCTGAGCCTAATCTTATTTATATATCTCTTTTGGGAAGTGTCTCTGTAAAGGGTGATATCAATACTCCTATTCTTGATGGTAAAATAGATTTTATGAATGGGAATTTGAATGTTCTTGGAAATGACTTTTTGGTAGATAGTGGATATATTAAGTTTCCGGGTTTAAGTCTTAATGAAAATATATGGGAGATATCTGCTTCAAGAATAATTCAGGGTTATAATGTGATTTTAAAAGGTATAAGCTTTATGGGAAATTCTTCCTTTGTTTTTAGTTCTGAACCTCCTCTTTCTTTGAGGGAAATATTGTTTTTACTTTTAGGACAGAAGAACCTTCCTATTGCAAGAGAAGAAAGTTGGACATTGTCAACGATTCTTGAAAGTATTCCTCAAAGTGTAGAGGGTGTGGTAAGCTCTGCTTTTAGTAGCTATATCCTTTCTCCTTTGTTAGGAGAACTTGAAAAAGCACTAAATGTAGATAGGATAAAAGTTGATTATATATTAGAAGGATTAATTCCTAAGTGGAAAAGTGTCTCCTTTGAAAAGTCTTTACTTAGTAATTTAAGTTTAAGTATAGTTTATTATTGGGAAGGAGATAAATTATGGAGTACTGAGTTAACATATAGATTTAATGAAAATCTTTACTTCAAAATCTATACCTCTCCTAAAACAGAGTTCTCATTTAGTTTTGAATATAGTACTCAATTTTAA
- a CDS encoding outer membrane protein assembly factor: MGLDKRFIFILVLIFALVCATFAQSEYRIADIIIKGNQKISSQEILKIAGINKGMNIRDEQIDKVKEKLDSSTYFISVVINKISGKDGIILEINVVESPFLIFISGISFQGLQKISIKDLQNLIILPTIGWVTDELVWEQRRRFMSTGYFSKVDVKEVKSDGSIIVVFNFQENPILERIEIKGIQSLKREDVLSMIGISEGILISEDDLMAKRDVLLKSNIFSKVEFNIDKKDNKLCLIIDLEENPLISRVILEGNNKSSIKDIQNILFISGDVSENSILLKDKVYYSEDLMGLWKNKLLDSGYFKGVEITSKRNDKIVEVKIVVTENPWVVSVDVKGLINAKKDKVMEIISKRGRGFLSDKYLNNLKGKLLDTGWFSSVDVKIIITPNNYAYLTFIVNEYPILKSIEYSGLKLLSQEEIKKYSILKEGDFVSDDKVEEQITKFEGVGYFSKVKVEKNIENDKISLNFIFTENPEIKKIVFDGLLGISEREIKQILLNREGQPFNQIFLDKDVQNILALLQNKGYVFASIENVIFNEKGELIFYFKDYKVEDIQVEIIPPTETSSLSFLAIFRRPTDKNVISREISLSVGESVNIEKIKADLQRIYNVGIFEDVSVRFDRGSTEDKVKVVYVAKEKLSGSFNFGGGYATDVGLYGFVEYKEGNLFGKAQQLSLQLSLTSSAKINYQLSFKDPWFLGGRNAFQLDLYDRKVTVTDATISSTSTLEKAGGAFSFSYPLENFWSISLGFKYENIIPIESATMTSSTTVASFNVGIWRDTRDFYVNPTQGSRQYLNIEFAGGGSESNFTKYNADFQWHIPLTNREDLISISKQKERQVLSLRIGFGFEEGNFPSTELFTLGGAGSIRGFSDNIFKGDTYVLLNVQYRIPLGNNLYGVLFVDSGNAWYRQDLSSFSDIKLYTGIGFGLRYDTLIIPIRFDFGYNFGNDPSDPNTKWRVHFSFGDIF; encoded by the coding sequence ATGGGATTGGATAAAAGATTTATCTTTATTCTTGTCTTAATATTTGCTTTAGTCTGTGCTACTTTTGCCCAGAGCGAGTATAGAATTGCGGACATTATAATAAAAGGGAATCAAAAGATTTCTAGTCAAGAAATATTAAAAATAGCAGGTATTAATAAGGGGATGAATATAAGGGATGAGCAAATTGATAAAGTAAAAGAAAAACTTGATAGTTCTACCTATTTTATTTCTGTGGTGATAAACAAGATTTCTGGAAAAGATGGAATAATCCTTGAGATAAATGTAGTAGAATCTCCTTTTCTCATTTTTATTAGTGGGATTTCTTTTCAAGGGTTGCAAAAGATTAGTATTAAAGATCTACAAAACCTTATAATTTTACCTACTATTGGGTGGGTCACTGATGAATTGGTTTGGGAACAAAGAAGAAGATTCATGTCCACGGGATATTTCTCAAAGGTAGATGTTAAAGAGGTGAAATCAGACGGGAGTATAATAGTTGTTTTTAACTTTCAAGAAAATCCTATTTTGGAAAGGATAGAAATTAAGGGAATACAAAGCCTAAAAAGGGAAGATGTATTGTCTATGATTGGAATTTCAGAGGGAATTTTAATATCAGAAGATGATTTAATGGCTAAAAGAGATGTTCTTTTAAAATCAAACATATTTTCAAAGGTGGAATTTAACATAGATAAGAAAGATAATAAGCTTTGCCTAATAATTGATTTAGAGGAGAATCCTCTTATTTCAAGAGTTATCTTAGAGGGTAATAACAAGTCTAGCATAAAAGATATTCAGAATATCCTTTTCATATCAGGAGATGTTTCGGAAAATTCAATTCTTTTAAAAGATAAGGTTTATTATTCTGAAGATCTGATGGGTTTATGGAAAAATAAATTGCTAGACTCAGGGTATTTTAAGGGGGTTGAAATTACTTCTAAGAGAAACGATAAGATTGTGGAGGTCAAAATTGTAGTTACAGAAAATCCATGGGTTGTTTCAGTAGATGTTAAAGGATTAATAAATGCTAAAAAAGATAAAGTTATGGAGATAATTTCAAAAAGGGGTAGGGGATTTTTGAGTGACAAATATTTAAATAATTTAAAAGGAAAACTGCTAGATACAGGTTGGTTTTCTTCTGTGGATGTGAAGATTATTATAACTCCTAATAATTATGCATATCTTACCTTCATAGTTAACGAGTATCCTATTTTAAAAAGTATTGAATATTCAGGTTTGAAACTTCTTTCTCAGGAAGAAATTAAGAAATATTCTATATTGAAAGAGGGAGATTTTGTTTCTGATGATAAGGTAGAAGAACAAATCACAAAATTTGAAGGTGTAGGATACTTTTCCAAAGTAAAGGTGGAGAAGAACATAGAAAACGATAAAATATCTCTTAATTTTATCTTTACTGAGAATCCAGAGATTAAAAAAATTGTCTTCGATGGACTTTTAGGTATATCAGAAAGGGAGATTAAGCAGATTCTACTAAATAGAGAAGGACAACCCTTTAATCAGATATTTTTAGATAAAGATGTACAGAATATTTTGGCTTTATTACAAAACAAGGGATATGTTTTTGCCTCTATTGAAAATGTCATTTTCAATGAGAAGGGGGAGTTAATTTTCTATTTTAAAGATTATAAGGTAGAGGATATTCAAGTGGAAATTATACCTCCTACTGAAACTTCTTCTCTAAGTTTTCTTGCCATATTCAGAAGACCTACGGATAAAAATGTGATAAGTAGAGAGATATCACTATCTGTTGGGGAATCTGTTAACATAGAAAAGATAAAAGCTGATCTTCAGAGAATATATAATGTGGGGATATTTGAAGATGTTTCGGTAAGGTTCGACAGAGGAAGCACAGAAGATAAGGTTAAAGTGGTATATGTGGCGAAGGAAAAACTTTCAGGATCTTTTAACTTTGGTGGTGGATATGCTACTGATGTGGGGCTATACGGGTTTGTGGAATATAAAGAAGGAAATTTATTTGGAAAGGCTCAACAGCTGAGTTTACAGCTTTCTCTAACTTCTTCAGCTAAGATTAACTATCAATTAAGCTTCAAAGATCCATGGTTTTTAGGTGGAAGAAATGCTTTTCAACTGGATCTTTATGACAGGAAGGTAACGGTCACTGATGCTACAATATCCTCCACTTCTACTTTGGAAAAAGCAGGAGGAGCTTTCTCTTTCTCCTATCCTCTTGAGAATTTCTGGAGTATAAGCCTGGGTTTTAAGTATGAAAATATTATTCCCATAGAGTCAGCTACTATGACTTCTTCTACTACTGTGGCAAGCTTTAATGTGGGAATATGGAGAGATACTCGAGATTTCTATGTAAATCCTACGCAGGGCTCAAGGCAGTATCTTAATATTGAATTTGCAGGGGGAGGAAGCGAATCTAATTTTACAAAATACAATGCAGACTTTCAATGGCATATTCCCTTAACAAACAGGGAAGATTTGATTTCTATTTCAAAACAGAAGGAAAGGCAAGTTTTGTCTTTGAGAATAGGTTTTGGTTTTGAGGAGGGTAATTTCCCATCCACAGAACTTTTTACCCTTGGTGGTGCGGGAAGCATAAGAGGATTTTCAGACAATATTTTTAAGGGAGATACTTATGTCCTTCTTAATGTACAATATAGAATTCCATTAGGGAATAATCTATATGGTGTATTATTTGTGGATTCTGGAAATGCTTGGTATAGACAAGATTTGAGTTCTTTCTCCGATATTAAATTATACACAGGTATTGGTTTTGGATTAAGGTATGATACTCTTATCATACCTATAAGATTTGACTTTGGATATAACTTTGGAAATGATCCCTCAGATCCTAATACAAAATGGAGGGTGCATTTTAGTTTTGGTGATATTTTTTAA